Proteins encoded in a region of the Rutidosis leptorrhynchoides isolate AG116_Rl617_1_P2 chromosome 9, CSIRO_AGI_Rlap_v1, whole genome shotgun sequence genome:
- the LOC139868910 gene encoding uncharacterized protein, which translates to MYADTAERIRVYQECQLHVPVSRAPQHPMIPITSPWPFCKWAIDIVGPFPKGTGNAEYLVVDIDFFTKWVEAKPLRTITSKQELNIKQCFTSVVHPQANGQCEVTNRDIVHAIKARLEMKRNGSVDELPKVLWAHRTTHKNSTGETPFSLIYASEAVIPAEITVPTERILSYSKGENNERLRTNLNYAEERREMAAIREAANKQRIAKYYDKRVRSRTYKVGDLVWRDNQASRAQNT; encoded by the exons ATGTACGCTGACACAGCTGAAAGGATAAGAGTCTACCAAGAGTGCCAGTTACACGTACCCGTTAGCAGAGCGCCACAACACCCTATGATACCTATCACGTCGCCATGGCCATTTTGCAAATGGGCTATTGACATAGTGGGGCCTTTCCCGAAAGGCACAGGAAACGCTGAATACTTAGTGGTCGATATCGATTTCTTCACCAAATGGGTAGAAGCAAAGCCGCTGCGCACTATCACCAGTAAGCAA GAATTGAATATCAAACAATGCTTCACCTCCGTTGTGCACCCTCAAGCCAATGGTCAATGTGAGGTTACGAACAGAGATATCGTACACGCCATCAAAGCAAGGTTGGAAATGAAGCGCAATGGATCGGTGGATGAGTTGCCAAAAGTCCTATGGGCACACAGAACGACGCACAAGAATAGCACAGGAGAGACACCCTTCAGTTTGATATACGCTTCAGAGGCAGTAATCCCAGCGGAGATAACAGTTCCAACAGAAAGAATTTTGTCATACAGCAAAGGCGAGAACAACGAAAGGTTGCGCACCAACCTAAACTACGCGGAGGAACGCAGGGAAATGGCAGCAATCCGAGAAGCCGCCAACAAGCAGCGCATTGCAAAATATTACGACAAGCGTGTAAGGTCAAGAACTTACAAGGTGGGAGACCTTGTGTGGCGCGACAACCAAGCAAGCAGGGCCCAAAACACTTGA